A portion of the Oncorhynchus nerka isolate Pitt River linkage group LG27, Oner_Uvic_2.0, whole genome shotgun sequence genome contains these proteins:
- the LOC115111796 gene encoding zinc metalloproteinase-disintegrin-like brevilysin H2a isoform X2, protein MTHTRLLWIFTLTASLNLSVSHGPLEGVRDYEVVRPIRLHTLRKRETESSRPETLKYAMRVGGRDIEMHLEKNRELLTKDYSETYYTEDGTPVTSTPQDMDHCYYHGSIVDDSESTVSMSTCDGLSGYFRTAAQRYLIEPLSGGDDGDHAVLKYEDQSSKPMLCGVTNSTWNEDYPDYPSITSRSRSRASGPSILQQQKYVELVLVADNREYKKMESNRGELRKRIFEVVNFVNMVYKPLNTFIALVGLEVWSDSDKISVTAPAGATLDAFTTWRNNDLVKTKPHDNAHLISGIDFEGSTVGLAFIGTLCSGHSAGVVQDHNPRAIAVGATLAHEMGHNLGMNHDDSSACACSGNSCVMAGALSWDIPKSFSSCSSLSYDQFLNNRNPECLLNKPDYRNVESTPVCGNGFLERGEECDCGSLEECANPCCNATSCTLTKGSECAAGECCEDCKIMASSTECRRKHDDCDLAEYCTGNSAVCPEDVFSVNGISCDRGRGYCRNGQCPQHHDQCVKMYGPSAEKATTYCYNQNTRGLYYAYCRRPTQDQFIPCQSQDVQCGKLFCKNGNDDPNYGRMVKFSDCKATFYGDHNSDFGQVNTGTKCNDGKVCSENECVDLETAYGPKATNCSVRCKGHAVCNHRMECQCDPGWSLPGCDTKDESFTGLSREGVIGIAVTVSLLLLAAIAGALAVFLKKRRQSPTLPSHHTQKKIHDVDNHIHKLPIPSQNKAMPQQPKRPKVAPPPPPPAANQSQVPVYDFRAARQALRPPPPRV, encoded by the exons ATGACACATACACGTCTATTGTGGATCTTTACCCTAACTGCCTCCCTCAATCTCTCAG TGAGTCATGGTCCTCTTGAAGGAGTGAGGGACTATGAGGTAGTCCGACCCATCAGACTACATACTCTGCGGAAAAGAGAAACCGAG tcatcCAGGCCAGAAACGTTGAAGTATGCAATGAGAGTGGGTGGGAGAGACATTGAGATGCATCTGGAGAAGAATAG GGAATTACTCACGAAAGACTATAGTGAGACTTACTACACTGAGGATGGCACACCAGTCACCTCTACGCCTCAGGATATG GATCACTGCTACTATCACGGCAGTATTGTGGATGACAGTGAGTCTACGGTCAGCATGAGCACCTGCGATGGACTCAG tgGATATTTCAGAACGGCCGCCCAAAGGTACCTGATTGAGCCCCTGTCAGGGGGGGATGATGGGGATCACGCAGTGTTAAAATACGAGGACCAGAGCTCCAAGCCTATGCTGTGTGGAGTCACTAATTCTACCTGGAACGAAGACTACCCtgactacccttccattactagcAGGAGCCGTTCTCGAGCCTCA GGTCCATCTATACTTCAACAGCAAAAATATGTTGAGCTTGTCCTCGTTGCAGACAACCGTGAG TACAAGAAGATGGAGAGTAATCGGGGAGAGCTGCGTAAGAGGATATTTGAAGTGGTTAACTTTGTCAACATG GTGTATAAGCCCCTCAACACCTTTATTGCCCTGGTTGGTCTGGAGGTATGGTCAGACAGTGATAAGATATCAGTGACCGCCCCTGCTGGTGCCACCCTGGACGCCTTTACCACGTGGAGGAACAATGACCTGGTCAAGACTAAGCCCCACGACAATGCACACCTCATCAG TGGCATTGACTTTGAGGGATCGACGGTGGGTCTGGCCTTTATCGGGACTCTATGTTCAGGTCATTCTGCTGGGGTGGTGCAG GATCACAACCCCAGGGCCATAGCTGTGGGGGCCACATTGGCCCACGAGATGGGCCACAACCTGGGCATGAACCATGATGACTCCAGTGCCTGTGCTTGTTCTGGGAATAGCTGTGTAATGGCTGGGGCCCTCAG cTGGGATATCCCAAAGTCATTCAGTAGCTGCAGTAGTTTGAGCTATGACCAGTTCCTGAATAATCGTAACCCTGAGTGCCTACTGAACAAGCCAGACTACCGAAATGTGGAATCAACCCCAGTGTGTGGGAATGGCtttctggagagaggagaggagtgtgatTGTGGCTCCCTGGAG GAGTGTGCAAACCCTTGCTGTAATGCCACCAGCTGCACACTGACCAAAGGCTCAGAGTGTGCTGCAGGAGAGTGCTGTGAAGACTGTAAG ATCATGGCCTCGTCCACAGAGTGCAGAAGGAAACATGACGACTGTGACCTAGCGGAGTACTGCACAGGGAATTCAGCCGTCTGTCCTGAGGACGTCTTCTCTGTCAATGGGATCTCCTGTGACAGAGGGAGGGGCTACTGCCGCAACGGCCAGTGTCCACAGCATCATGACCAGTGTGTGAAAATGTATGGCCCAT CTGCTGAAAAGGCAACAACGTACTGCTATAACCAGAACACCAGAGGGCTGTACTATGCCTACTGCAGACGGCCTACACAGGACCAGTTCATCCCCTGCCAGAGCCA AGATGTGCAGTGCGGGAAACTCTTCTGCAAGAACGGTAATGATGACCCCAACTATGGTCGCATGGTGAAATTCTCCGACTGCAAAGCCACATTCTACGGTGATCACAACAGTGACTTTGGACAGGTGAACACGGGGACCAAGTGTAATGATGGGAAG GTGTGCAGCGAGAACGAGTGTGTGGATCTTGAGACAGCCTACGGACCCAAAGCCACCAACTGCTCAGTACGGTGCAAAGGACATGCT GTGTGTAATCACAGAATGGAGTGCCAGTGTGACCCTGGATGGTCACTTCCAGGCTGTGATACAAAGGATGAAAGCTTCACGGGCCTCTCCAGAG AAGGAGTGATTGGCATTGCGGTGACAGTCTCTCTGCTGCTTCTGGCTGCTATTGCTGGGGCATTGGCTGTGTTCCTAAAGAAGCGACGACAGTCCCCCACTCTGCCTAG CCACCATACCCAGAAGAAAATCCATGACGTGGACAACCACATCCATAAACTGCCAATTCCCAGCCAAAATAAAGCTATGCCACAGCAG CCCAAGCGACCAAAAGTAGCCCCGCCCCCACCCCCTCCAGCTGCTAACCAATCACAAGTCCCGGTCTATGACTTCAGGGCCGCACGACAG gctctgagaccaccaccaccacgtgtCTGA
- the LOC115111798 gene encoding transcriptional and immune response regulator-like: MTSYIVSSDSRRVSPSVHGNKFDTAYRKKAVPNIFENVNQDAVMRLFEKTGDKKAEERVRSIFSFTQDPAETAKALMALKQRKKDKFFQIVGLVRHMLKLR, translated from the coding sequence ATGACTAGCTACATTGTATCCTCCGACTCTCGCCGTGTCAGCCCATCGGTCCACGGGAACAAATTCGACACTGCCTACCGCAAGAAGGCCGTGCCCAACATATTCGAGAACGTCAACCAGGACGCGGTGATGAGGCTGTTCGAGAAAACCGGGGACAAGAAagcggaggagagggtgaggagcaTCTTCTCCTTCACGCAGGACCCAGCGGAGACGGCCAAAGCTCTGATGGCGCTCAAGCAGCGAAAGAAGGACAAGTTCTTCCAGATCGTGGGCCTGGTTCGCCACATGCTGAAACTGCGTTGA
- the LOC115111796 gene encoding zinc metalloproteinase-disintegrin-like brevilysin H2a isoform X1 yields the protein MTHTRLLWIFTLTASLNLSVSHGPLEGVRDYEVVRPIRLHTLRKRETESSRPETLKYAMRVGGRDIEMHLEKNRELLTKDYSETYYTEDGTPVTSTPQDMDHCYYHGSIVDDSESTVSMSTCDGLSGYFRTAAQRYLIEPLSGGDDGDHAVLKYEDQSSKPMLCGVTNSTWNEDYPDYPSITSRSRSRASGPSILQQQKYVELVLVADNREYKKMESNRGELRKRIFEVVNFVNMVYKPLNTFIALVGLEVWSDSDKISVTAPAGATLDAFTTWRNNDLVKTKPHDNAHLISGIDFEGSTVGLAFIGTLCSGHSAGVVQDHNPRAIAVGATLAHEMGHNLGMNHDDSSACACSGNSCVMAGALSWDIPKSFSSCSSLSYDQFLNNRNPECLLNKPDYRNVESTPVCGNGFLERGEECDCGSLEECANPCCNATSCTLTKGSECAAGECCEDCKIMASSTECRRKHDDCDLAEYCTGNSAVCPEDVFSVNGISCDRGRGYCRNGQCPQHHDQCVKMYGPSAEKATTYCYNQNTRGLYYAYCRRPTQDQFIPCQSQDVQCGKLFCKNGNDDPNYGRMVKFSDCKATFYGDHNSDFGQVNTGTKCNDGKVCSENECVDLETAYGPKATNCSVRCKGHAVCNHRMECQCDPGWSLPGCDTKDESFTGLSREGVIGIAVTVSLLLLAAIAGALAVFLKKRRQSPTLPSHHTQKKIHDVDNHIHKLPIPSQNKAMPQQLYYFQPKRPKVAPPPPPPAANQSQVPVYDFRAARQALRPPPPRV from the exons ATGACACATACACGTCTATTGTGGATCTTTACCCTAACTGCCTCCCTCAATCTCTCAG TGAGTCATGGTCCTCTTGAAGGAGTGAGGGACTATGAGGTAGTCCGACCCATCAGACTACATACTCTGCGGAAAAGAGAAACCGAG tcatcCAGGCCAGAAACGTTGAAGTATGCAATGAGAGTGGGTGGGAGAGACATTGAGATGCATCTGGAGAAGAATAG GGAATTACTCACGAAAGACTATAGTGAGACTTACTACACTGAGGATGGCACACCAGTCACCTCTACGCCTCAGGATATG GATCACTGCTACTATCACGGCAGTATTGTGGATGACAGTGAGTCTACGGTCAGCATGAGCACCTGCGATGGACTCAG tgGATATTTCAGAACGGCCGCCCAAAGGTACCTGATTGAGCCCCTGTCAGGGGGGGATGATGGGGATCACGCAGTGTTAAAATACGAGGACCAGAGCTCCAAGCCTATGCTGTGTGGAGTCACTAATTCTACCTGGAACGAAGACTACCCtgactacccttccattactagcAGGAGCCGTTCTCGAGCCTCA GGTCCATCTATACTTCAACAGCAAAAATATGTTGAGCTTGTCCTCGTTGCAGACAACCGTGAG TACAAGAAGATGGAGAGTAATCGGGGAGAGCTGCGTAAGAGGATATTTGAAGTGGTTAACTTTGTCAACATG GTGTATAAGCCCCTCAACACCTTTATTGCCCTGGTTGGTCTGGAGGTATGGTCAGACAGTGATAAGATATCAGTGACCGCCCCTGCTGGTGCCACCCTGGACGCCTTTACCACGTGGAGGAACAATGACCTGGTCAAGACTAAGCCCCACGACAATGCACACCTCATCAG TGGCATTGACTTTGAGGGATCGACGGTGGGTCTGGCCTTTATCGGGACTCTATGTTCAGGTCATTCTGCTGGGGTGGTGCAG GATCACAACCCCAGGGCCATAGCTGTGGGGGCCACATTGGCCCACGAGATGGGCCACAACCTGGGCATGAACCATGATGACTCCAGTGCCTGTGCTTGTTCTGGGAATAGCTGTGTAATGGCTGGGGCCCTCAG cTGGGATATCCCAAAGTCATTCAGTAGCTGCAGTAGTTTGAGCTATGACCAGTTCCTGAATAATCGTAACCCTGAGTGCCTACTGAACAAGCCAGACTACCGAAATGTGGAATCAACCCCAGTGTGTGGGAATGGCtttctggagagaggagaggagtgtgatTGTGGCTCCCTGGAG GAGTGTGCAAACCCTTGCTGTAATGCCACCAGCTGCACACTGACCAAAGGCTCAGAGTGTGCTGCAGGAGAGTGCTGTGAAGACTGTAAG ATCATGGCCTCGTCCACAGAGTGCAGAAGGAAACATGACGACTGTGACCTAGCGGAGTACTGCACAGGGAATTCAGCCGTCTGTCCTGAGGACGTCTTCTCTGTCAATGGGATCTCCTGTGACAGAGGGAGGGGCTACTGCCGCAACGGCCAGTGTCCACAGCATCATGACCAGTGTGTGAAAATGTATGGCCCAT CTGCTGAAAAGGCAACAACGTACTGCTATAACCAGAACACCAGAGGGCTGTACTATGCCTACTGCAGACGGCCTACACAGGACCAGTTCATCCCCTGCCAGAGCCA AGATGTGCAGTGCGGGAAACTCTTCTGCAAGAACGGTAATGATGACCCCAACTATGGTCGCATGGTGAAATTCTCCGACTGCAAAGCCACATTCTACGGTGATCACAACAGTGACTTTGGACAGGTGAACACGGGGACCAAGTGTAATGATGGGAAG GTGTGCAGCGAGAACGAGTGTGTGGATCTTGAGACAGCCTACGGACCCAAAGCCACCAACTGCTCAGTACGGTGCAAAGGACATGCT GTGTGTAATCACAGAATGGAGTGCCAGTGTGACCCTGGATGGTCACTTCCAGGCTGTGATACAAAGGATGAAAGCTTCACGGGCCTCTCCAGAG AAGGAGTGATTGGCATTGCGGTGACAGTCTCTCTGCTGCTTCTGGCTGCTATTGCTGGGGCATTGGCTGTGTTCCTAAAGAAGCGACGACAGTCCCCCACTCTGCCTAG CCACCATACCCAGAAGAAAATCCATGACGTGGACAACCACATCCATAAACTGCCAATTCCCAGCCAAAATAAAGCTATGCCACAGCAG CTTTACTATTTCCAGCCCAAGCGACCAAAAGTAGCCCCGCCCCCACCCCCTCCAGCTGCTAACCAATCACAAGTCCCGGTCTATGACTTCAGGGCCGCACGACAG gctctgagaccaccaccaccacgtgtCTGA